A window from Planococcus maritimus encodes these proteins:
- a CDS encoding MerR family transcriptional regulator, with protein MYTVQKLASLAGVSARTLRYYDSIGLLMPQKNESGYRVYNSAEIDRLQLILFYRELGFGLQDIAKLLDDPDFDETEALIGQRQQLLEERSRLDLLITNVEKTISAKQGDSQMADHEKFEGFKQQLVDDNEAAYGTEIREKYGDTEIDRSNAKMLGMGQEQYEAFKRLEQDILDKLERALTEGEQAGAAGQEVADLHRQWLGFTWGSYDPKAHAGLAEMYVADERFAAYYDRAGEGAAQYLRDAIIAYTDQHSE; from the coding sequence ATGTATACAGTGCAAAAACTGGCTTCGCTTGCCGGCGTCAGCGCACGTACTTTGCGTTATTACGATTCCATCGGCTTGCTGATGCCGCAGAAAAACGAATCTGGTTACCGGGTGTACAACAGCGCAGAAATCGATCGCCTGCAGCTCATTCTGTTTTACCGGGAACTTGGGTTTGGGCTTCAAGACATTGCAAAGCTTCTGGACGACCCGGATTTTGATGAAACGGAAGCATTGATCGGACAGCGACAACAGCTACTTGAAGAACGCAGCCGCCTGGACCTGTTGATTACTAATGTGGAGAAAACGATTTCCGCAAAACAAGGGGATAGTCAAATGGCAGATCACGAAAAGTTTGAAGGATTTAAACAGCAACTGGTTGATGACAATGAAGCGGCGTACGGAACAGAAATCCGCGAGAAATACGGCGACACTGAAATCGACCGCTCAAATGCCAAAATGCTCGGGATGGGCCAAGAACAATACGAAGCGTTCAAGCGCCTTGAGCAAGACATTCTGGACAAGTTGGAACGTGCGCTAACAGAAGGCGAACAGGCAGGAGCTGCGGGTCAGGAAGTAGCCGATTTGCACCGGCAATGGCTCGGGTTTACGTGGGGCAGTTACGATCCCAAAGCACACGCCGGCCTAGCGGAGATGTATGTGGCAGATGAACGGTTTGCTGCGTACTATGATAGAGCCGGTGAAGGCGCAGCGCAGTATTTGCGAGATGCCATCATTGCCTATACCGATCAGCACAGTGAATAA
- a CDS encoding endonuclease/exonuclease/phosphatase family protein has product MRKMLTVMSFNIASGKRIDGELELELTAQAIEQGRVDIAGLQEVDRNFSSRSKFWDQAKWLSKRLGMNMAYGPNLIDRGAGGTRPKREYGNAILSHYPIVSSKNHDLSAVETHPENFEPRGMLEAVIEVAGQRFSFYNTHLSLIDEIVDRNLTEILTITAGNPLPQLLVGDFNASPSTKHIQRFSKHFHNAFGAGPYPDTYKKQGDHGQKIDYIFHNDHFESSEAWVVENEASDHVPIVAKIRNLQNYNIF; this is encoded by the coding sequence ATGAGGAAGATGCTGACCGTGATGAGCTTTAATATTGCCTCAGGAAAACGAATAGACGGCGAACTGGAACTTGAATTGACAGCACAGGCCATTGAACAAGGGCGAGTGGATATTGCCGGTTTACAGGAGGTCGACCGCAACTTTTCCTCGCGCAGCAAATTTTGGGACCAGGCCAAATGGCTATCCAAGCGGCTCGGCATGAACATGGCATACGGGCCGAATTTGATCGACAGGGGAGCCGGTGGCACGCGGCCGAAGCGTGAATACGGCAACGCAATCTTAAGCCACTATCCAATTGTATCGTCCAAAAACCATGATTTAAGCGCTGTCGAAACGCATCCGGAAAACTTTGAGCCGCGCGGGATGCTTGAAGCGGTCATTGAAGTGGCTGGGCAACGATTTTCTTTTTACAATACGCATCTGTCGTTGATTGACGAGATCGTGGACCGCAATTTGACGGAAATTCTCACCATCACCGCAGGCAACCCGCTGCCTCAACTACTGGTAGGAGATTTCAATGCGTCGCCATCGACTAAGCACATCCAGCGATTCTCCAAGCATTTCCACAACGCATTTGGTGCTGGCCCCTATCCCGACACGTATAAAAAGCAGGGAGACCACGGACAGAAAATCGATTATATTTTCCATAATGACCATTTTGAGTCGTCAGAAGCCTGGGTTGTTGAAAACGAGGCGTCAGATCACGTGCCAATTGTGGCAAAAATCAGAAATTTACAAAACTATAACATATTTTAA
- the queF gene encoding preQ(1) synthase — translation MAGRNEDTLEHLALLGNQNTRYKFEYDPGILEAIDNLHTRDYFVKFNCPEFTSLCPQTGQPDFATIYLSFIPDKKLVESKALKLYLFSFRNHGDFHEDVVNIIMNDLIELLDPRYIEVWGKFTPRGGLSIDPYTNHGKPGTKYEEMATYRMMNHDMNPETITNR, via the coding sequence ATGGCAGGAAGAAATGAAGATACACTCGAGCATTTAGCTTTGCTCGGCAACCAGAACACACGCTACAAATTCGAGTACGACCCAGGCATTCTAGAAGCGATCGACAATCTCCACACGCGCGATTACTTCGTCAAATTCAATTGCCCGGAATTCACTTCGCTATGCCCGCAAACCGGCCAGCCAGATTTCGCGACGATTTATTTGAGCTTCATTCCCGATAAAAAGCTCGTTGAAAGTAAAGCTCTGAAGCTCTATTTGTTCAGCTTCCGCAATCACGGCGATTTCCATGAAGACGTCGTCAATATCATCATGAACGACTTGATCGAGCTGCTCGACCCCCGCTATATCGAAGTTTGGGGCAAGTTTACCCCGCGCGGCGGCTTGTCAATCGACCCGTATACGAACCACGGCAAGCCTGGCACGAAATACGAAGAAATGGCGACGTACCGGATGATGAACCACGACATGAATCCGGAAACAATCACCAATCGATAA
- a CDS encoding queuosine precursor transporter, producing the protein MLLYLNGAFVGLLILSNILAVKLFSISEWAVLPAAVIVYVFTFPITDTIAEVYGKEAARQTVMAGFITQLAALAFIFAAIQLPSAPFFADQQAFESIFSAGFRVTLASLVSYFISQNLDVSIFHKLKARNGDSKLWLRNNASTMVSQLVDTSIFITIAFYGTMPLSALAAMIVTQYLFKWAVAAADTPLVYLLVKLARRSKTSTQKSFAS; encoded by the coding sequence ATGCTACTTTATTTAAACGGTGCTTTTGTCGGCTTGCTCATCCTGTCGAATATCCTAGCGGTCAAACTATTCTCGATCAGTGAATGGGCCGTGCTGCCGGCCGCGGTCATCGTCTACGTCTTTACGTTTCCGATCACCGACACCATCGCAGAAGTGTACGGCAAAGAAGCCGCGCGCCAAACGGTCATGGCTGGGTTTATCACGCAACTCGCAGCGCTGGCGTTCATCTTTGCGGCGATTCAGTTGCCGTCCGCGCCGTTTTTCGCAGACCAGCAAGCATTCGAGTCGATTTTCTCGGCCGGCTTCCGAGTGACGCTCGCAAGTCTTGTGTCGTATTTTATCAGCCAGAACTTAGACGTCTCGATCTTCCACAAATTAAAAGCGAGAAACGGCGACTCGAAGTTGTGGCTGCGCAATAATGCATCGACGATGGTTAGCCAATTGGTCGATACGTCCATTTTTATCACGATCGCTTTTTATGGGACGATGCCGCTATCGGCGCTAGCCGCGATGATTGTAACCCAGTATCTGTTTAAATGGGCAGTCGCAGCAGCGGATACCCCACTTGTTTACTTGCTCGTCAAACTCGCACGCCGCTCCAAAACAAGCACCCAAAAAAGTTTTGCTTCATGA
- a CDS encoding ABC transporter ATP-binding protein → MESIEKKQSIKPFFTLLTSIKIPKWALVFGLATSLVTTIVGLLVPLLTRELVDGFSVEALSAGLIATLAAAFIVQAIINGVSIYLLSMVGQRIVAGLRERMWLHLLRLRVGYFDQHASGQTVSRVVNDTGIVRNLITDHFPNFVTGIITIIGAVAILLVLDWKMTLIMMLAVPLTIAIMIPLGRKMAKISRSLQDETAVFTGDVQQTLGEIRLMKSSTAEQVEEQRGLSGVQKLYGLGMREAKVYALIGPLMYLVVMVVIVMIIGYGGIRVSEGSMSTGSLVAFLLYLFQIVVPLATFARFFTELQKARGATERIIDILELPLEEQERGKEIDISGKTLRLEDVSFSYETGEPVLQGVSFEAHPGQKIAFAGPSGGGKTTIFGLIERFYEPTAGTITIGDVPIGEVAISSWRDQIGYVSQESAMMGGTIRANLTYGLPDADSYEDEELWRVSRMAYAEEFIASFPDGLDTQVGERGVKLSGGQRQRIAIARAFLRDPKLLMMDEATASLDSQSEGIVGQALGRLMEGRTTLVIAHRLSTIVDADQIVFIEGGRVTGTGSHRELTGKHALYREFAEQQLT, encoded by the coding sequence ATGGAATCCATAGAGAAAAAACAAAGCATCAAGCCGTTTTTTACACTTTTAACATCGATTAAAATCCCGAAATGGGCGCTGGTTTTCGGACTGGCGACGAGCCTTGTGACGACAATTGTCGGCTTGCTTGTGCCATTGCTCACGAGAGAATTGGTGGACGGCTTTTCAGTAGAAGCATTAAGCGCGGGTTTGATTGCGACGCTTGCGGCTGCGTTTATCGTACAGGCTATCATTAACGGCGTATCGATTTATTTACTAAGTATGGTCGGACAGCGCATCGTGGCGGGTCTGCGCGAACGCATGTGGCTTCATTTGCTGCGTTTGCGTGTCGGCTATTTCGACCAGCATGCGAGTGGCCAGACAGTGAGCCGTGTCGTCAACGATACCGGCATCGTCCGGAATCTGATCACTGATCATTTCCCGAATTTCGTCACTGGCATTATTACCATTATCGGGGCGGTTGCTATTCTTCTTGTGCTGGACTGGAAAATGACCTTGATCATGATGCTTGCCGTGCCGTTGACGATCGCCATCATGATTCCTTTGGGACGCAAGATGGCGAAGATTTCCCGCAGTTTGCAAGATGAAACCGCTGTGTTCACAGGCGATGTTCAACAGACACTCGGCGAAATCCGCTTGATGAAATCATCGACTGCCGAACAAGTGGAAGAACAGCGCGGGTTGTCAGGCGTTCAGAAACTTTATGGCCTTGGCATGAGAGAAGCGAAAGTCTATGCCTTGATCGGCCCGCTCATGTATTTGGTCGTCATGGTCGTCATCGTGATGATCATCGGCTACGGCGGTATCCGAGTATCGGAAGGATCGATGTCGACCGGATCGCTGGTCGCTTTCCTTCTGTATCTGTTCCAAATTGTCGTGCCGCTCGCTACGTTTGCGCGCTTTTTTACGGAGTTGCAAAAAGCGAGAGGCGCGACAGAGCGCATCATCGACATTCTGGAATTGCCGCTTGAAGAACAAGAGCGTGGCAAAGAAATAGACATCAGCGGCAAAACGCTGCGCCTTGAAGACGTCAGCTTTTCCTACGAAACCGGCGAACCGGTCTTGCAAGGCGTGTCATTCGAAGCGCATCCTGGCCAGAAGATTGCCTTTGCCGGGCCGAGTGGTGGAGGCAAGACGACCATTTTCGGGCTAATTGAACGCTTTTACGAACCGACTGCAGGGACGATCACGATTGGAGATGTGCCGATCGGTGAAGTGGCCATTTCTTCCTGGCGCGACCAAATCGGTTATGTGTCACAAGAAAGTGCCATGATGGGCGGCACGATCCGCGCCAATTTGACGTATGGTTTGCCGGATGCCGACAGCTATGAGGATGAAGAATTGTGGCGTGTTTCCCGCATGGCGTATGCTGAAGAATTCATCGCTTCGTTTCCCGATGGATTAGACACACAAGTCGGAGAGCGCGGCGTGAAATTGTCCGGCGGGCAAAGACAGCGCATTGCCATCGCCCGTGCATTTTTACGTGATCCTAAATTATTGATGATGGACGAAGCGACCGCAAGTCTCGACAGCCAATCCGAGGGCATCGTTGGGCAAGCACTTGGACGCTTGATGGAAGGGCGCACAACATTGGTTATTGCCCATCGCTTGTCTACCATCGTCGATGCGGATCAGATTGTCTTTATTGAAGGCGGGCGCGTTACAGGCACCGGCAGTCACCGCGAGTTAACTGGGAAACATGCTTTATACCGGGAATTTGCCGAGCAACAATTAACTTAA
- a CDS encoding endonuclease/exonuclease/phosphatase family protein, translating into MHGDASTTPTVKVMSFNIAHGMGMDGQVDLERTAQAIEASGATIVALQEVDRYFSSRSFYMDQVEWLSERLGMYAAYGANLNQEPDDPERPNRQYGNATLSLYPIKYAENHFLTQVVTDVYNNEQRGVLETVIEIEGTYLKVLNAHLALKDEELELSVAEIVEIAGKSYFPKIITGDFNAPPTHRHLSHLHSTMTDVFLRTKRGDAYTYPSPYENHETGESFKPMTRIDYIFADHGFDVREVETIETAVSDHLPITAELVWTQKKVPSAILVPAVLPTKQKM; encoded by the coding sequence ATGCACGGCGACGCCAGCACGACACCAACAGTGAAAGTAATGTCGTTCAATATTGCCCACGGAATGGGAATGGACGGCCAAGTGGATTTAGAGAGAACGGCACAAGCGATCGAAGCGTCAGGCGCTACCATTGTAGCCCTCCAGGAAGTCGACCGTTATTTTTCTTCCCGCAGTTTTTATATGGATCAGGTCGAATGGCTTTCCGAACGGCTCGGGATGTACGCCGCATATGGCGCGAACTTGAATCAGGAGCCGGATGACCCAGAACGCCCGAATCGCCAATACGGCAACGCGACATTAAGCCTTTATCCCATTAAATATGCAGAAAACCATTTTTTGACGCAAGTCGTTACCGACGTCTACAATAATGAGCAGCGAGGCGTCCTCGAGACCGTAATTGAAATCGAAGGAACGTATCTCAAAGTATTGAATGCTCACTTGGCGTTAAAAGATGAAGAATTGGAACTGAGTGTTGCGGAAATAGTGGAGATTGCGGGCAAAAGCTATTTTCCAAAAATCATCACAGGCGATTTCAATGCGCCGCCGACACACCGCCACTTGAGCCATCTACACAGCACCATGACGGATGTCTTCTTGAGAACCAAGCGGGGCGACGCCTATACGTATCCATCTCCTTATGAAAATCATGAAACAGGTGAATCGTTTAAGCCGATGACGCGCATCGATTATATTTTTGCTGACCACGGTTTTGACGTGCGCGAGGTCGAAACAATCGAAACGGCGGTATCGGACCATTTGCCGATCACCGCAGAGCTGGTCTGGACACAGAAAAAGGTCCCATCTGCCATCCTCGTGCCTGCAGTCCTGCCAACTAAACAAAAAATGTAA